Proteins co-encoded in one Chitinophagales bacterium genomic window:
- a CDS encoding CaiB/BaiF CoA-transferase family protein, translating to MGPLKGIKIIEMGGLGPGPFAGMLLADMGAEVILVERKIDPKMRRMPDCSRRGKRSIALNLKDPKGIETLLQLVEKADVLFEGFRPGVMERLGIGPDVCMSRNPKLVYGRMTGWGQTGPLAQAAGHDINYISLTGALFATGRAHEKPVPPLNLVGDYGGGGMFLVMGILAALLEVQKSGKGQVIDAAMTDGSAVLMAMFNSLHAMGMWSPKRGVNLLDSGAPFYDTYETKDGKHISIGSLEPQFYALLMEKAKLDPAIFGAQMNRKNWPSMKEQLEVVFKAKTRDEWCEIMEGTDVCFAPVLDFMEAQQHPHNVERNTYIDVNGMMQPAPAPRFSRTHSEVQSGAPASGEHTEEILKEWGIE from the coding sequence ATGGGACCTCTTAAAGGAATCAAAATCATTGAAATGGGTGGACTTGGGCCAGGCCCTTTCGCAGGAATGTTGCTGGCCGATATGGGAGCAGAAGTGATTTTAGTAGAACGAAAAATCGACCCCAAAATGAGGCGAATGCCTGATTGCAGCCGTAGAGGGAAACGCTCTATTGCCTTGAATCTCAAAGACCCAAAAGGTATCGAAACTTTGCTGCAACTGGTGGAGAAAGCCGATGTATTGTTTGAAGGCTTTCGTCCTGGAGTGATGGAGCGTTTGGGAATTGGACCTGATGTATGTATGTCGAGAAATCCTAAATTGGTCTATGGACGCATGACAGGTTGGGGACAAACGGGCCCGTTGGCGCAGGCTGCTGGGCATGATATCAATTATATTTCGCTCACAGGTGCGCTGTTTGCAACTGGTCGAGCGCACGAAAAACCCGTGCCTCCGCTTAATTTGGTGGGTGATTATGGGGGAGGTGGAATGTTTTTGGTGATGGGTATTTTGGCAGCACTCCTTGAAGTACAAAAATCAGGCAAGGGTCAAGTTATAGATGCTGCAATGACCGATGGTTCGGCGGTCTTGATGGCGATGTTCAACTCGCTTCATGCCATGGGAATGTGGTCGCCTAAAAGGGGAGTTAATTTACTCGATTCGGGTGCACCTTTCTATGATACATATGAAACAAAAGATGGAAAACATATTTCGATAGGCTCACTTGAACCCCAATTTTATGCACTACTCATGGAGAAAGCCAAACTCGACCCTGCAATTTTTGGCGCACAGATGAATAGGAAAAATTGGCCTTCAATGAAAGAACAGTTGGAGGTGGTTTTCAAAGCAAAAACAAGGGATGAATGGTGTGAAATCATGGAGGGTACAGATGTTTGTTTTGCACCTGTGCTGGATTTTATGGAAGCCCAACAACATCCTCACAATGTGGAGCGCAATACTTATATTGATGTAAATGGAATGATGCAACCTGCTCCTGCTCCAAGATTTAGCCGAACCCATTCAGAGGTACAATCGGGTGCCCCTGCTTCGGGAGAACATACGGAGGAGATTTTGAAGGAGTGGGGGATTGAATAA